One genomic region from Anopheles bellator chromosome 2, idAnoBellAS_SP24_06.2, whole genome shotgun sequence encodes:
- the LOC131210676 gene encoding U6 snRNA-associated Sm-like protein LSm3, producing the protein MTEEEQMPIIPVKEPLDLIRLSLDEKIYVKMRNERELRGRLHAFDQHLNMVLGDAEETVTTVEIDEETYEEVYKTTKRTIPMLFVRGDGVILVSPPMRVGS; encoded by the exons ATGACCGAAGAAGAGCAG ATGCCCATTATCCCGGTGAAGGAACCGCTAGATCTAATCCGGCTTAGTTTAGATGAAAAAATCTACGTTAAGATGCGCAACGAACGCGAGCTTCGTGGACGATTGCAC GCATTTGACCAACATCTCAATATGGTGCTGGGCGATGCGGAGGAAACCGTAACAACGGTGGAAATCGACGAGGAAACGTACGAGGAAGTGTACAAGACAACCAAACGTACGATCCCGATGCTGTTCGTACGTGGAGACGGCGTTATACTGGTT